GAATCGTTTGTCATTCGGTAATAGGGGTCGAtttgtctattttttttaatgggtgaagcctgattgagatttaatATATGACATCATCTCCATTAAGTGTAAGtgaaaaatttaagataaataatattgatactattttaaatattttggaataaaaataacataattaaaatattagatGTCAAAATAGGAGGCATCCCAAATCTAAGGTAGTATTTGGTGGAGAGACAAAGATTAAAAGACTgagactaagagacagagatagaaataaatttcagtattctgtttggtgtaaaatgggagacagaaattaaaacaagaatgaaactctagtttaatttgtacaaaagataaaattagaattaattaattgaaatgagggtattttatgtataaaatgttattaaaatttcagtttcTATTTCTAAACATTTTAGTTTTCTGTATCTTCACTTTTTAAAAGtactaaaatactaaaattttaaagacaaaaacaaaaattttaatatcaatcTCTAAATCAACAAATATAATCATGAATTTCTGGTACTAATACTTCGAAACAAACGTTAGTTACGGGACAAAGTAGTAGTACTAATTATTACACCCATGGTTTGTGTCTTTTGCATGGGTGTTGGGTGGTTTGTTCAAATTGGTCACTGCAACCACCATAAAAATCAACGTAACAATCAAACCAtggaaaaatagaaaaactccAAATTCATAACACAACCTCCTCCGCGTGAACACTGAACTGAATCCAACACTCCACGCGGCCTTTTCAGTTCCACACACACTTCACTCTCAGCTCTCAGCTCTTCAATTTCAGTTCACCAATGGCGGTTTCGGGCCTCAGAGGTGGTACTCTTCGTTTGCCACTCCccttccaccaccaccaccaccaccattctCTTCGTTTTTCTCTTCCTTCAATTTCTAACACCAGAGCTCATTCCAATTCCAAGTCAAAGGGTTTCACTCTCTTCGCTCGCTATGCTCAAGCTCAGGACCTTTTCTCCTCTCGCCGTATCCAAGGTccattttcaataaaattagaAACTTCTGCGATGCTTTTTGGTTTGTTGCTGTTAGCTTTTGTTGGCCGTTAATTGGATTTTACAGTTCAGGACTTAATTTtgcaaaacaaataaaaatttcctccaatttctattttttagtttCTGAAGTAAGATTATTGGATTCGTTTGTCACGCTTCATTTGTTTTAGAATCTGAATCTGATTGACTCTTTCTGCTAAAGGATCGGATGTTAAAATCAATAGAGTTCTGCAAATCATTTAAAGGGATTACATGGTGTGAATCTTGTTTCACTAAGGAACAATAATTTCTCACGTTTTCATTTAAAATTGTGATTTTGttcttcttttaattatatGTTGGAGTGTCAAATTTAACAAACTAGGATTTGCTTTAAATCGCATCAGATAACATTGAAAACTTGCCCAAGCTGGTGGAAGACATTGTGCAGACATCCATCAACACAGGCCCTAGGGGAGTCTTTAGGCTGGCTCAAGGCGTTCAAGCCCTCGTTGGGGTCGGTCAAGAGTGGTTGACTGATTTATCAAAGGTATAACTAAGACACTTATATGCATGTTTCTTTTGGAACATAAGTTAATGTGTCAATATCTTTcttgataatttttttagtgaAAAATTAGGAGTATTAACTCTTTTGCAACAATTTGTAGTTGTCAAATTCATCTGCTGGGTTGCCGCCTGAACTGCAGCTTGGTTTACTTTCCCCCTTTTATTTGAGGAGGCTATTTGAACGCATGGGTGCAACATACATCAAATTAGGTCAGGTATGAGTTGATTCCCCAACTCGCTCTTTCCTGTTTCTATTTGATAAGTAAAAACTTATTATGCTTGATTATTACAGTATAGGATAACTCCATATTGGTTCATGGAAACATGTTCATGTTAGGGCATTATGGTATCATTTGATCTACATAGTTAATCCCACTTAATGGAATAAGGCTTAGGTGTTTTAACTGTTGTGTTCAATATTCATTTATTTGGAGTTGGAAAATGTTAGTACTTAGTACAgaagataaaattttattacCACTTGATATGATCTTTTAcaaaaattctttccacctctgATAATTGATGTCTGTTGATTATATTTCTGGTTGGCAGTTCATAGCATCAGCTCCTACACTCTTTCCACCTGAGTATGTACAAGAATTTCAGAACTGTTTCGATAAAGCTCCTCCTGTTCCTTTTGAGGAAATCCAATCAATATTGCGTAAGGAATTAGGAAGACCAATAGAAAGTGTATATGAGTACGTTGATCCAACTCCTATTGCTTCTGCCTCTATAGCACAGGTATTTTAAAATCTCTTTAAGAACAACTTTTCTTGTGTGTTGCTTTCGCTGCTGCTAATGCAATTGGTATATATTACATCTAGGTTCATGGTGCAAGGCTAAAAGGCAGCCAGGAGGATGTGGTGATAAAGGTCTTAAAACCAGGaatagaggatgtcttagtggCAGATCTTAATTTTGTTTATGTTGTTGCTCGGATATTGGAGTTCTTGAATCCTGAAATAAGCCGAACATCGCTGGTATAAACAATTGACCACTTTCCTTGCATATTTTGTTTACAATATGAAGAATGATACCTTTTTAAGTATCTATTCAGGAAGAGTACAGTGTTCTTGTTCCATTCACCaaatttcttgttctttctaCTTTTCTACATTAAAAACAATTTTAGAACTGCTATTTTCATTTGTTCATTATTATGGTTTTCATCATTGTAAACGCCAGTGGCTAGAACTTGCTTGTAATGCGCATCTGTCAAGTAGGTTGGTATTGTTAAAGACATAAGGGAGTCTATGCTTGAAGAAGTTGACTTTCAAAAGGAGGCTGCAAATATTGAGGCTTTCAGGAGATATTTGGAAAACATGGGACTCACAAGGGAGGCAACAGCTCCGAAAGTGTATCAATACTGCAGTACACAGAAGGTTTTAACTATGCAGAGACTTTATGGTGTTCCTCTAACTGATCTAGATTCCATAAGTTCTCTTGTTCCGAATCCAGAAACCAGCCTTATAACTGCTCTCAATGTGTGGTATTGCTCTGAGTTTCCTTTTGCAATTAATGTTTCTGTGTGTTccccttttttatttatctGAAGACATGTATAGTGACTCTTAAATATGAACTTGTGGATCTTGGTATGAAAGTGCAGGTTTGGAAGTTTACTTGCATGTGAGTCTTTTCATGCAGATGTACATGCAGGAAATCTATGGCTTCTACGGGATGGCCGTATTGGGTTTCTTGACTTTGGTATGCTTTATCTTCCTTGTTCATGATTTACAAATAATTCTACTTAAGTTATAACATTTGTTGTGGTGTTTGTCATCATCAGTTAAAAGTTTCATATTTTTCTGTAGCATGTACAATCTATAAGAAGTTTCACATTTTAATAAACAGGAATTGTTGGGCGTATATCCCCCAAAACATGGGCTGCTATGGAAGTCTTCTTGGGTTCAATTGCCATTGACGATTATGACTCTATGGCATCTTCCTTAATTGAAATGGGTGCTACGAATAAGGATGTTGATGTTAAGGCCTTCGCAGGAGATTTGGAAAAAGTATTCTCATCGATAAAGGTGAGCACTGTAACTCCCTGATACTTGTTATATAGCCATAGTCCATCTCGAGACATATTAAGTATAGAAGTTATAAAGCTCCGTGCcggttctctctctctctctctctctctctctctctctctctctctctctctccacaCAACATGGTCATGAGATCGATTACATAGTATGGGGAGTAGCTCTTTTCTTCACATATTTTAGTTTTGTGTGATGTCTCACCATTAATTTAAGAGGTGGGACCTTCACATGACATTTCATAAAAGAAAGATTAATAGTGATACACACAAGGTGGTCATGTGAAAAAATGGCATGTCACTCCCTTATGTTTGTGCATTTCTGTAGAAACACTGCATATCTATGTATATGTATACTGATGTGTGCACGCTAGTATCATTTTGGCGGAGAATTGTTTGTAAGTTGCAAATATGGTAAATGTTTGgcttaaaaacaaattaaaatccTATCTTATTAGGTGGTAGTCTATACTGTAGTTAGGTTGGTTTCGTGTGAGTAGCTAGTGATTTAGTGAGTTTAGTTATTTAATTGGCAAAGAATAAAGAGCAGTCTAGTGCACAAGCATCCTTCGTTAGGTCTGGGATAAGGCCGCACCCAAAGGGTGTAATGTATGCATCCTAACCTAATAATTATTCCAGTGGCTGTTTCTACAGTTTGGACCAATCACCTTgagaaaatttattttcattgttgtaGAGAAATACTTCTATCAAAGAGTGACTGACTTTCTAAGAGTACTCCCCACACGAGTTGATTTTTATTGCATTTTGTTTTTGTGCATATGCTTAATTCAAATGCAGGAGCTGGACAGTGAACTAGTTGTAGCAACCGCAAGCGGGAATAATGCAACCACTGTTTCTGCTAATATAGTTTTCGATGAGAGGCAAATGAATGCACTCTTCCTTGATGTGGTAAGCTATAGTTGAACTTAGGTTGCAAATCAATGAGAAGTGGCTACTGCTATTTGAAGCATTGCCACTTTTCAACATTCCATGGTCATAAACTTGGGAGATCCATTTATGACAGTGATACTCCTTTTCTGAGAAATTTCTTAAGCTGGATGTTGGTTTTCTTGAATCTGATTGTTAATATACTTCATTTTCATGTGCGTGCAACAGGTTCGAGTTAGTGAATCATACGGATTGAAGTTTCCTCGAGAATTTGCGCTTCTCTTGAAGCAGCTCTTGTATTTTGATCGCTACACTCGGTTGCTGGCTCCCAATTTGAACATGCTTCGAGATCAGAGGATTTCCATTGCCTCCAACAGAAGAAACAGGTATAGAGACAGTTATTAATCTGTCATTATCAAAAGTTTAAATGTACCTAATTTTAGTTCAAAGAAGTTGTATCTCGACAAGGTTATTTTTGTAAATAAGTATTCCATAGTTGGGACTTAATTTTCTGATGATTCCATTGGAGATTCACTTGTCACCACTATCATACCAACTTCAGTTACAAGTTAGAAATTTGTAATTACAAGGAAATGTTAATCAGATGTTCAGTCATTTGGACTTGTGTACGGTGTACCGGACCcggaaaaggaaaaataaaaagatctgaggattgtttcttcaagacaaaaaaaaaaaggatggtttcttttataataataaaaatgccGCATTATGCATATAGCTAATGGCAAATCTTCAAATGCAATTTCAATTTGTGACGGAGTAGTCTTTCACCAGTTGGACTGAAAGATACcgaaaaaaacccaaaaaagaGAAACCAATATTATATCTATTatgttttaataattataacTATATACTCTttctaattatataatatacAATAGTAACAAGGAGTTTTAATAAATTAAGTTAGTCCTCTAATTTTCATcttataattaaattagtcttCTAGTTTTCATGTGATGATCAAATTGGTTTTTCAAACACATTTTTAATTATGTCAACTTGTCTAATAACATACTACAATAATTGTTAAAGCTCTATATCAGTTTTTTAGTAACGCATTAAAGTCACTGGCGGAGAGACTAATTAACTTGATTCATTGACAAAATTGCATTGCGACAAACAGGTGGAAGAGCTGGCACACCAGGTTGTTCAAGTAACATTTCTTTATTGAAATTGTTAGAAACCAGTTACGGCTATGAATATGAAATTAGTTGAAATTACAATAAACTTAGCGGTTCAAACAAAGCA
The Arachis stenosperma cultivar V10309 chromosome 7, arast.V10309.gnm1.PFL2, whole genome shotgun sequence genome window above contains:
- the LOC130941526 gene encoding uncharacterized aarF domain-containing protein kinase At5g05200, chloroplastic — protein: MAVSGLRGGTLRLPLPFHHHHHHHSLRFSLPSISNTRAHSNSKSKGFTLFARYAQAQDLFSSRRIQDNIENLPKLVEDIVQTSINTGPRGVFRLAQGVQALVGVGQEWLTDLSKLSNSSAGLPPELQLGLLSPFYLRRLFERMGATYIKLGQFIASAPTLFPPEYVQEFQNCFDKAPPVPFEEIQSILRKELGRPIESVYEYVDPTPIASASIAQVHGARLKGSQEDVVIKVLKPGIEDVLVADLNFVYVVARILEFLNPEISRTSLVGIVKDIRESMLEEVDFQKEAANIEAFRRYLENMGLTREATAPKVYQYCSTQKVLTMQRLYGVPLTDLDSISSLVPNPETSLITALNVWFGSLLACESFHADVHAGNLWLLRDGRIGFLDFGIVGRISPKTWAAMEVFLGSIAIDDYDSMASSLIEMGATNKDVDVKAFAGDLEKVFSSIKELDSELVVATASGNNATTVSANIVFDERQMNALFLDVVRVSESYGLKFPREFALLLKQLLYFDRYTRLLAPNLNMLRDQRISIASNRRNRYRDSY